The genomic interval CCCTTCAGAATGTCCTTGCATGGCGTGATGATATTCTCGTCATGGACGAGTTTTCCCCGGCCCATGACCCTCATCGCGGTAAAACCGGCGACACCTGCTTCGATTAAGGCACGCTTCGTGGCGCCGGTCTTCTTCATTCGCACGATTGCCAAAATTTCCTTCATTTCAGCACCTCCTGCTCAAAGACCCTTTGTTCCTTTGGAGATCGTGTATGCCTCCTCTACCGGGCTTATGAATATCTTTCCGTCACCGAAGTTTCCGCTGGTGCCGGTTTTTGCGGTCTTTATTATTATATCCGTAATTTTGTCCTTGTCCTTGTCTTCGATGGCAACAAGGATTAAGGTCTTCGGGATTTCGTCGTAGAAGACGTCTCCCATCCTGATACCCTTTTGTTTTCCGCGGCCTACTACGTCGACGACTGTTGCGGCATGAAATCCGCCTGCCGAGAGGTTTTCGAGAACCTCATCCTTCTTTTCGGGCCTGACTATCGCTCTTACGAACTGCATCTTTGTCACTCTCCTGATATTTGGTTCTGTTCAGAGTCCGAGGAAACCGTGCTCCATCATTAGTTCTTCGAGGCGATCCTGGCTCATAGGCTTTGGGATGACGAACATCTTGTTGCCGTCGATTGCAGCTGCAAGGCTGCGGTACTCGTTTGCCTGGTTGGATTCGGGATCGAAATCGACGACTGTCTTCTTGTTGATCTCCGCCCTCTGGACGAGGTTGTCACGGGGAACGAAGTAGATGAGCTGCGAGCCGAGTTCTGTTGCAAATGCCTGGAGAAGTTCGAGTTCGTGGTCGACCTTACGGCTGTTGCATATGATTCCGCCGAGCCTGACGCCGCCTGTTTCGGCATACTTCTGGATACCCTTGGAGATGTTGTTTGCAGCGTAGAGCGCCATCAGTTCTCCTGAGGCGACGATATAGATCTCCTGAGCCTTTCCTTCACGGATAGGCATTGCGAATCCTCCGCATACGACATCACCAAGGACATCGTAGAAGACGTAGTCGAGATCGTCGGTATATGCACCGAGTGATTCGAGGAGGTTGATCGATGTGATGATACCCCTTCCTGCACAGCCTACACCAGGTTCAGGACCTCCGGATTCAACGCACATAGTCTCTCCGAAACCGGGCTTGAGGACATCCTCAAGGTCTATGTCGTCTCCTTCATCCCTTAGTGTGTCAAGCACCGTCTTCTGGCATAGTCCGTGGAGCAAAAGCCTCGTTGAATCGGCCTTCGGGTCGCACCCGACTACCATGACCTTCTTTCCTGAAGCTGCAAGTGCCGCTACTGTGTTCTGTGTGGTAGTCGACTTTCCGATACCACCCTTTCCGTAAATTGCTATCTGTCGCATGTGTTTACACCCATTGTTTCTTTTGACAAATAGTAAGTTAACATATTAAATATTTATAGCTTATGGAATATATATTCCAACAAGCAATATTTATAGTTTTGTTTTTAGTAAACTGAATTTATTGAATTTAAGTACTTTGCTGATGATAAATAATTACAAATCCTATACCGGATTTATCAATAAAAACGATCGTTTTTTGCGGGATTCGATCTGCCCTGAAAAGGGCCTGATGGAAGATCGGGTCATGCATAACGATGGATGCCGGTTTTATGATTTTTCGGTGTTCCGGCACCTGCCGCAGGTGCCCGCATCATTTCAAAAAGATCAAATATTCTCCCTGCGACAGAATGATTATGGATGATCTAAAGGTGAATTGTTTATTTTTTTTGAGAAAAAACCTGCAATAAAGTACGGCATCATAATTTCGATTATATCCTGTGTGTTCGGACTTGTCCTGTACTTTATGGCCACAGGTATTGTGAGGTACGGAAATTACAATAATCTCGGGTGGGAGGTTGCAATACAGTTTTATTTCATGGCTTTTGTTTTTACCATGATTGCTGCATACCTTGCATCACGGGATTTTGAATTAATCAGTAAACGATCGAAGAAACAAAAGACCGGTTCAGGTCTGCTTGCAGCACTTGTTGCCGCCTTTATTCCCGGAATCTTTTATTATATCCTTGATCTAACCATACTTCACAATTCTTTCATATTGTATTTTTTCGGGTTCCAGTTCTTTTTCGTTCCCGTTCCCGCGGAATAATCGGAGGATTAATCGGGTATTTTGTCGATGGTAACCGTTGGATTGGCGGGAAAGATGGTATCAGTCGTTTTATCCTGTTTTCATCTGCGATTATCCTGGTGGAGATGATTCTTTTTCTGGTTATCCTGCACCTGGTAACCGGTATGGGACTGGTTCCTCATGACGGCGGTTACCTGCCTTATGATCTTTCATATTAATATTTTTGAAACGGCTGTCAACCTGAAGGTCCCGGTAAACCAAAATCCATAAAATCCCTCCGGTAAATATGATTGGCTATGAAGGAAGCGGATCATTCTTCTGATGAATACAAAGGCACCGGATATGAAGTCTTCATCCTGCTGCTGTCTGCTCTTTCCGTATTCAATATAATATTCTATCTCCTCCCCGATTTGGTTCCTGCGGCGACAGAGATCGTTGGCATAATCGATCTCTTCATCAGTTTAGTGTTCATGGCTGATTTTCTCTTCCGTTTTTTTACATATGATTCCAAGTACCATTATTTCTTTAAAAACTGGGGATGGGCCGATCTCCTCTCTGCAGTTCCTTTTCCAATAGCCAAGATCTTCCGTCTTTTCAGGATAATACGGATTGTCTATGTGATGAGAAAGAACGGCGTCGATAAGATCCGGAAAGAGGTATCAAAGAACAGGGCCGAGGTTGCCTTATTCTTCATCCTGATATTCATCATAATAATTATCGAACTATCGTCGGTCCTTGTGGTCCAGTTCGAAAGTGTGTCCCCGAAAGCAAATATTCTTACCGGGGGAGATGCCATCTGGTGGGCGTGCGTAACAGTTACAACTGTCGGGTACGGAGATTTTTATCCGGTTACGGTCAAAGGAAGAATTGTGGGTATTGTGCTTATGATCTCGGGAGTCAGCGTATTCGGAACACTGGCAGGTTTTCTGTCGACCAAACTTGTATCCCGGAAAGAGGATACCGGGCCTGATCCGGAGATTACCGCAAAGATTGGGGAGATTCATTCGCTCTTAAAGGAATGCAGGGGTTTTCAGGACGATCTCTCGTCCAGGATTGGAGAACTTGAAAATAATATCCCTGGTAAAGAAAAGAAATAAAATCACATCTCTCCTTTGGCTTTGAGATGGAGCCTGAAGACCGTGCCGATCTGGTTTTGAAAGAGGTCATAGATGACAAATGATTTGGTCACAGCAGGCCTGAACGCTCCGTTTGACATTTTTATAGCTATCTTTGATTTTTCCCCGAAGAAGTTGCATTCCCTGACAATGCTGTTGAACGTATCCCTGTAGGGTTCCCTTGTTGCCGCATTATAAAAGAGCAGATACTTGTTGATAGATTCTCTTGCAGCCCCGGAAATATTGGTGTTTATCATGTGTTCTGCATATGGGTTCAAAAATATAATTCCCCCTTTTTCATCGAGGATGAAGTAGGCGTCCATCTCTGAGAGAGATTTGTATAGAATGACCGCAGGGAGATCATACTGGTTCTTCTTCTCTTTTTTCTTCATCTCACCCTTTGCAAGAGCGATCTCGATATTCGAGTAGATGTCGTTTGCAGTAAAAGGTTTTGTAATAAAGCTGCTCGGCCCTGCCGTGGCCGCTATCCTGAACAGTTCTTCGTTTTTTTCTCCGGAAATAAATATCACCGGGATTCCGAAGAGTGATGTTATGTACCTGGTGGCAGTAATCCCGTCTATCCTTCCCTCCAGCCGGATATCCATAAGTATGATGTCGGGCAGGTGTTTAATCGCCTTATCGAGTGCTTCCTCGCCTGTGGTGACTTTATCGATGATTGTATAATTTCTTTTGCCGAGAACGTCCTCTATAAGCGAGGCGACGAGATCGTCATCTTCGACAATTAAGATTTTTTTTGCATTGCCTTTTATCGTATCTGCCATATGATTAACTCCGTTAATCTGGTGCCGGTTCAGGATATTTCTGGAAAAAATAGCTGAAATGCAATATTTCCTCTACAGGAGCCGGGTTTATCTGTAATTATTATATCTGCTATTAAGATGAAAATAATTCTCATCTATTTTCATGTATCGGATTCTTCCTAACCGGGTGCAATAGGCCTGATCGGGTTGATAATTGAAAAACGATATATATTTTTCTGCCCGATATACCGGAATAATGAAAAAACGGATGATTGCGGCATTGATTATCCTTATAGCATTCTTCCTTGTAGTTTTATTTTACATCCAGGCAGATTCGGACTATATTTCTGCTCATAATAAATCCAAATTAGTTTCGGGAACAGAATCAGCACCTTCCGGCCAGAATATTTCAACTGAATCTGCCGGCCAGGCTGAGAGTCCTGATAATTATACCGGCTCCTATTCGTCGGAAGGTCCGGACGAACTTTTCAGCGAGATTGCATCCGTGGCTCACGGCTACGGTGAATATGTACTCTACGATGAAGACGGAATGCAGATCCTCTCCGAAGGAGACGAAAGAAGTGATATATCATTATCTGTCGGAAGGACGAAGACCATGAACCGTATGTATCTCAAAGACCTTTATTCGGGCCATGAATATGAGATATCGCCTCCTGCCGGATTCAAATTTCTGCTTGTGAGTGTAACTGCCGCCCCGGTCGCTGCCCATCTTGAAAGACATACTACTCCTGCAACCAGAGATTTCATCGTAGTGGACCCGTCGGAAAATATCACTCCGAATCTGAATTTTGCTGAGGGTCTCGGTGCGGTAATAGAAAATGATGTGTCTCATGATACTATGATCAACGGCCGCTTCGTAATCCGGGGTGTGGGTGAGATATATGTGGGGAAGGAGGTATTTTCGTCCCTTAACGCTGTAGAAGGGTCCGGTGCCCTTACAGGATGGATAATCTATGATGTGGCTGAAAATTATTCAGTTTCTCCGGATACATATCTCGAACTTGAACTTGGCGGTGAGAAGGTCTACTGGAGACTGCACGATATTCAGGTTGATTTTCAGGTAATGAAGAACTATGATACGGGCAGGATTACGGTATCATACAATGGGGGTCCGGAGAGCTATTTCATTCGTGCGATAGAAGCCAAACTGGTAAAAGCGGACGGTTCTGTTGAAGATAAATCCGTAGAATCGGCTGAAGATGAGGAATATCTTCCAAAAACAGAATTCTTCCTTTCCGGGTCTCCCGGGGAACAGGACCAGTTGTCAGTGAAGGTGGTTAGTTCTTACGGGGAGGAATATACAAAGTACCTAAACAAGATCTGATTTTACATGAAAATCACGTTGTGATTTACATGAAACAGTCCATGAAAACTTTGTTTCATAAACGTTTTTTCGGATTCAAATCTTAAGATACGTGATATTGTCGAAGATCATGAAAACCTGCCCTCTTCCTCCCCGTGCGATTCCTGCGTACATCTTCTCACCGCCACTCTCCGGGGTGAATATGTAGTGATCTTCGATATTTACCCATGTTCCACCAGACAGCCCGTTTCCGTTCATATCGGACATGTAATATGTTCCGTCGGATTTGATCGTCATAATCTCCTGCAGGGGCAGACTTTTGTTCTCCCATGTGCCAACGGCCTCATCCGTAAATGCAACACAGCCGCAGGAGATGACCATGATCAGTCCGGCAGCGACCAGCCATTTCATGATGATTCCTTCTCTTTTTCGACAGTATAAATATTAATTGATCATCGCGGTTCAGCATCAGCATAAAATTATTTCGGGGGAAAAGATTGATCCGGGCCGTTGAGTTTTATTTCAGGTTCCTTTTTGATAATTGCAGTTCAATAAATCTCTGAACGATATGGCTGACGGAAAAATGAGGAGAGATTTTTCTGGGCTTTGAATGCCTTCAGTGCGGCGAATGCTGCAGCTACCTCGGAACGGTTCTTACCATTGAGGAGGAGATCGGCGAGACCGAATTCGTCATATGCAACCAGTATACGGGCGAGAGAAAGAGGGTCAGCATAGATCAGGATAAGCTGCACCTCTACCCTGACAGAAGCATATTCGAAGAGCTTCCCGAGGCCTGCCCCTTTCTCAGGCCCGATCCTGCCAACAACCGAGTCTGCTGCATCATCCACGAAACAAGGACGGATATGTGCAGGAGTTATGGCTGCTGGCGCATCCTTATTTTTGAAGCCGGCGGAAAGCCCGTCGGGAGGATAACAGGGCCGCGGATTCTAAGGACAAATGACGATACGCTCAAAGAGATCTGGGCGAAAAGGATCGCACTGCTTGACCCCTCCGACCAGAAATTATGGGACTCCGAAATGGAACGGATACTTCTTGAAGAGGGTTATTCAACCCGTAAATAAAGAAAAATTCAATTTTTAAATTCAGATGTTGTGCCTTCCCATATAATAGACGCCTATGCAGATCAGGCAGATCGAGATTGCCATCGCAAGGGCGTCGAGTGACGACGCCATATCCAGGTCGAGGACTCTCTGGAAGAAAGTTACGATAAGCACCATTATAATGACTTTCAGGATCTTGTTTTTAAGATCATCAAGGTTCCTTACTTCAAGAATATTTGTGAAACTTCCGCAGCTCCTTGCAATGTCAATTTGGGAGATAAAAAGCTCATATATTCCAAAACTGAATATCAGGAGGACGAGGCCGATCAGGTAGAAGTCGATTGCGCCTATAAGTCCGATGAGTATCGTTTCATGTGATAAGTGGGATTCAACTTCAAAAAATGCCTCACTAAGAACGCTGAAAATTTCAAACGATCCTACGACAAAGAGGATAATCGCACTTATTGCACCGAATATTACCCCGAGGAGCACAATGAACCTCAGGCTCCAGAGAACCCTTTCAAATGAATTTTCTAATTTCTTTCCGAGACCGGGGCTGTTGTCGCTCATTATTTATGCGGCTCCTTTACTTCTAATATCTTTCACCTTGAGGGATATAATACATTGAGGGATTTTCGAAAGATTTTAAATCTGAATTTATATGTTTCAGGGCTTCCTCATAATATTATATGTATACCCTAACTCGTCAGAATATTTTAAAGATCGGATTTCCCGTAATTTTACCGGGTCTCCGTAATTATTGAAATTTGGTTGGTGTTTCACATTTTGTGTATTATAAACTTAGAAATTCTGCTGTCGTTTTTGATGTATAGTGAAACCGTATATGAGGCAGTCCTTACATATATGATATGAATTGCCTGTCCGGGTTAAAGATCAGGGGACAGGAGTCAGGCATATGAACGGGAAGGATATAGCTGGGATCTTTGCAAGAGTGAGGGCGAACCGGCCTCTTGTGCATCATATTACGAATATCGTGACAATCAACGACTGCGCAAATATCACCATATCTGCCGGTGCTGCACCGGTGATGACCTGTGATAAGGCCGAAGCCGCCGAGATGGTCTCTGCTGCGAATGCTCTCGTCCTGAATATCGGTACACTGACCTCTTTTCAGGTGGAATCGATGCTTGAGGCAGGGAAAAGGGCCAATGAACTCGGAACTCCTGTAATCCTCGATCCGGTTGGTGCAGGAGCCACAAAACTAAGGACACAGACAGTTATGGAGCTCCTTGACAGGATCGATATCGCGATAATAAAAGGCAATGCCGGGGAGATCGGCACGATAGCAGGAATAGAGGGTGGTATCCGAGGTGTCGACTCATGCGGTGTTCTGAGTGATCCCGAAGAAACCGTACGTACATGTGCCGAGAGCCTGAATACAACAGTTGCAATGAGCGGCCCTGTCGATATAACCTCCGACGGGAAAAAAGTGATGCTTGTAGAAAACGGTGTTTCCATGATGGGCAATCTCTCGGGAACCGGGTGCATGGGGGCCTCCCTCGCTGGGGCGTTTGCTGCCGTGGAAAAAGACTATGTCATCTCTTCGGCGGCAGCATTCGCCACCTTCGGAAGAGCCGGCGAGCTTGCAGCCGGGAAATCAAAAGGCCCATATTCATTCCGGACTGCCCTTATTGATGAGCTTTTCAGTCTGACTGAAGCTGATCTCGCGGAGCATGCAAAGGTGAGGACAAAGGATGCCGTATGATCTTTATGTCGTAACAGACAGGGAGATAGGGCGGGGGAGAACCCACCGGGAGATCGCCCTGGAGGCTACTGCCGGAGGGGCGGATGTCATCCAGTTCCGCGACAAAACCCTCCCTTTTCGCGAATTTATTGAAACGGCAAAGGAAATAAGGGATATTACAGCCACTTCGGGGGCAATGTTCATAGTAAACGACAGGATCGATGCCGCCCTTGCGGTGGGAGCTGATGGCGTTCATCTCGGGCAGAACGATATGCCTGCCGATTGGGCAAGGAGAATATCCCCCACTGGTTTTATTATTGGAATCTCAGTCGGAAACGTCGCCGAGGCGATCGAAGCAGAGTCAGCCGGAGCCGACTATGTCGCATTGAGCCCTGTCTTTTCAACAGGCTCCAAGGCTGATGCAGGGCCGGGCCACGGGCTGGAGATGCTTTCTCAAATCCGGTCGAATGTGGAGATCCCCGTGATTGGTATAGGGGGGATAGGATTGCACAACGTGAAGGATGTTATATCGGCAGGCGCGGATGGTATCGCGGTAATCTCCGCCGTTGCCGGTGCAGACGATATCAGACTGGCAGCGGAAGGGATGAAGAAGATGATCGCCCTTGAGAAAAAAAAGTCCGGTCTTCGCTGATCCGGTTTTCATACTTCAGAAAGCCTGTAATACTCTCTTAAAAAGAGCAGGATTTAAGTAATAGGCATCTATTATTTATTGTGACTCCTTTCGACCTGATCCTCTGGCTGATCTATTTTTTTATCGTCTCGTCGATGTTTCAGATCGGCCTGAATCTCGGGGTAAAAGAGATACTCGATCCGTTCAGGAAACCCGGTGTGCTCGTTAATTCTCTGTTGCTGAACCTTATCGCGATACCTCTCGCAGGTGTGGGGCTTGCGATTCTCCTCGGTCTTGACGGAGTCGCCCTCTTCGGGTTTTTGATAATGGCCTGTTCACCCGGGGCTTCATACGGGCCGAAGATAATCGAGTTTGCAGGAGGGGATGTCGGGCATTCGATAGGCGTCATGTTCCTCCTGTGTATGATCGCGATAATTTCCGCCCCGCTTACGGTCCTTCTGCTGGTACCCGGTACCGGCAGTATCGATATCTGGCCGGTAATCCAGACGCTTGCGGTAATACAGGTGATCCCTCTCTTCTTCGGTATGTTTTTGAAGGCGAAGAGGCCGCACATGGCGGAGAGGGCATCCGGCCCCGTCTTCTGGATCTCCAACATCTCCGCGCTTGTTGTCGTGATTCTTGCATTCGGGCTGAAGTTCTTCTCGGAATCTGAATCCTCCCTCGCTGGGATTATCGGCATACGCGGGATCCTTGCGATCGTCCTGCTCGTGTTCATATCCCTTGCAGCGGGCTATTATCTCGGGGGATCGGCGGAGGGGACGAGGAAATCGATGGCGGTCAGCACCTCCATCCGCAATGCCGGTGTAGCATTTCTTATAGGTGTGGGGAGTTTCGAGGGTCAGGGTGTTCTCTCTGTAATCATCCTTTATATCTTCTTCCAGACCCTGATTACCGGGCTGCTTGCCGGGTGGTGGGGGTGGAAGAATTTCAAAGAGAACGGTATGGCTGAAACGGGAAGCAGTTCGTGAAATTCCATTTAATTTTTCCAAATATCTTTATACATCGCCGTGAATAATGGATTCATGAAGAAAGAGTACGGGATGTACCTTGCATATATTTTTCAGGCATTAATCGCCCTGAACGTGATTCATGCTTTCCTGATCGGGGAGTATGAACTGATGTTTACCGGCCTTCTTATGTTTATCCTGACACTGGTTCCTTACATAGTCGCACAGAAGATGAACGTGAACTTCCCCTGGTTCGTATATCTCCTGATCGCAATGGCTCTGTGGTTTCATACGGCGGGTTACATACAGGGCTACTACACCACCTTCTACCCGTACTATGACAAGATCGCCCATCTCGTATCCGGGACGACCGTCGCTCTTCTCGGGTTCCTAGGCGTCATCTTCCTCGACAAGTACTGGAATATGAACCTGAATACTCCGTTCATCATCGGGTTTACCATAATATTCGGCATGGCCCTTGCGGGTTTCTGGGAGATCTATGAATTTCTTATAGACACGTTCCTGGGAGGATCAATGGCCGGACCCATGCAGCACGGCAATACGGACACGATGCTCGATATGATCTTCGTTCTGACCGGATCGATCATAGTATCGATATTCGGGGCATTTTATTTCAAACATCACAGGAAAGAGGATATCACGGGATCGATCGAGGGCACAAATAATATTTGATTTCACCAGGGGGGCATCAATATTAAAAGAGAAAATATGGTGAATCCCGGCAAAAAACACCCCGGATTATTAAAAGATCGCGTTTTTGTCACCGTATTGGTTATTTTAATATTAACTCCGGGCTTTGTGGCCTGTGCCTGGTATTACTGCAATCTCCAAGAAATATCTGACGCAGGTGACTTTTCAGAACAACGATACTCTTCCGGTTACAGGTATTATAGCCCCCAGGAATTTTTGGGAGGGTCCGGGTACTTCGATCTAGTTTATTATATCGACAACGAGTCGTGGGTATTACCGGATAACATTAACGATGCCATTCATTTCAATGTCAGCGATCCGGAAACCGGCACCTTTGTCGAGGGCGATTACACACCTGATTTCTCCATCGTCAACGATACCCTTTATCTCGATATTTTAGTCGTCAACTGGAACGATTACGCACAGGAGGGATCATGCTACCAGATCTCCGATTTTTCATCAGCCTATCTTTACTATAATGATACAGGCTATGACTGGGAGAGTTATCACCGTGCTCTTGAGGTATTGTCTGTAAGTGAATATAACAAATCGATCGGAACCGGGGAATATGATGAAATCCGGATCGGGTTGCCGGTTTTCGGGTATTTTGTCACTCCCGTGAAAACCGCAGATTATCTGGATTATATCGACTGGCAGTATATCTTATTTGAAAGAAACCGGAGTGGCTCTATTTGTCCGGTGAAAATCCCGGTTCAGACCTCGATAGCGTGTAATATCGAATTTGTCCGCTGAGAGTAAAAGATGGCGAAAGGATTTTGTGGTTATTGATCACCTGTGGATCTTCTTCAGAATCCATGCCATATTTATCCCGAGGGTCTGCATGGTTTGCATGCCTTCGACATCGTTCTCCACATCACCGGGTTCGAGCCCGAGGCCGAGGTTCCAGTTGGATGATCCGATGGTTATCATGCTGCTGATTCCGAAGAAGTGGTTGATCGTATCATATGCATG from Methanolacinia paynteri carries:
- the thiM gene encoding hydroxyethylthiazole kinase, producing the protein MNGKDIAGIFARVRANRPLVHHITNIVTINDCANITISAGAAPVMTCDKAEAAEMVSAANALVLNIGTLTSFQVESMLEAGKRANELGTPVILDPVGAGATKLRTQTVMELLDRIDIAIIKGNAGEIGTIAGIEGGIRGVDSCGVLSDPEETVRTCAESLNTTVAMSGPVDITSDGKKVMLVENGVSMMGNLSGTGCMGASLAGAFAAVEKDYVISSAAAFATFGRAGELAAGKSKGPYSFRTALIDELFSLTEADLAEHAKVRTKDAV
- a CDS encoding potassium channel family protein, with product MKEADHSSDEYKGTGYEVFILLLSALSVFNIIFYLLPDLVPAATEIVGIIDLFISLVFMADFLFRFFTYDSKYHYFFKNWGWADLLSAVPFPIAKIFRLFRIIRIVYVMRKNGVDKIRKEVSKNRAEVALFFILIFIIIIIELSSVLVVQFESVSPKANILTGGDAIWWACVTVTTVGYGDFYPVTVKGRIVGIVLMISGVSVFGTLAGFLSTKLVSRKEDTGPDPEITAKIGEIHSLLKECRGFQDDLSSRIGELENNIPGKEKK
- a CDS encoding YqhA family protein is translated as MSDNSPGLGKKLENSFERVLWSLRFIVLLGVIFGAISAIILFVVGSFEIFSVLSEAFFEVESHLSHETILIGLIGAIDFYLIGLVLLIFSFGIYELFISQIDIARSCGSFTNILEVRNLDDLKNKILKVIIMVLIVTFFQRVLDLDMASSLDALAMAISICLICIGVYYMGRHNI
- a CDS encoding bile acid:sodium symporter family protein — translated: MTPFDLILWLIYFFIVSSMFQIGLNLGVKEILDPFRKPGVLVNSLLLNLIAIPLAGVGLAILLGLDGVALFGFLIMACSPGASYGPKIIEFAGGDVGHSIGVMFLLCMIAIISAPLTVLLLVPGTGSIDIWPVIQTLAVIQVIPLFFGMFLKAKRPHMAERASGPVFWISNISALVVVILAFGLKFFSESESSLAGIIGIRGILAIVLLVFISLAAGYYLGGSAEGTRKSMAVSTSIRNAGVAFLIGVGSFEGQGVLSVIILYIFFQTLITGLLAGWWGWKNFKENGMAETGSSS
- the nifH gene encoding nitrogenase iron protein is translated as MRQIAIYGKGGIGKSTTTQNTVAALAASGKKVMVVGCDPKADSTRLLLHGLCQKTVLDTLRDEGDDIDLEDVLKPGFGETMCVESGGPEPGVGCAGRGIITSINLLESLGAYTDDLDYVFYDVLGDVVCGGFAMPIREGKAQEIYIVASGELMALYAANNISKGIQKYAETGGVRLGGIICNSRKVDHELELLQAFATELGSQLIYFVPRDNLVQRAEINKKTVVDFDPESNQANEYRSLAAAIDGNKMFVIPKPMSQDRLEELMMEHGFLGL
- a CDS encoding response regulator, with protein sequence MADTIKGNAKKILIVEDDDLVASLIEDVLGKRNYTIIDKVTTGEEALDKAIKHLPDIILMDIRLEGRIDGITATRYITSLFGIPVIFISGEKNEELFRIAATAGPSSFITKPFTANDIYSNIEIALAKGEMKKKEKKNQYDLPAVILYKSLSEMDAYFILDEKGGIIFLNPYAEHMINTNISGAARESINKYLLFYNAATREPYRDTFNSIVRECNFFGEKSKIAIKMSNGAFRPAVTKSFVIYDLFQNQIGTVFRLHLKAKGEM
- a CDS encoding P-II family nitrogen regulator, which gives rise to MQFVRAIVRPEKKDEVLENLSAGGFHAATVVDVVGRGKQKGIRMGDVFYDEIPKTLILVAIEDKDKDKITDIIIKTAKTGTSGNFGDGKIFISPVEEAYTISKGTKGL
- the thiE gene encoding thiamine phosphate synthase, with protein sequence MPYDLYVVTDREIGRGRTHREIALEATAGGADVIQFRDKTLPFREFIETAKEIRDITATSGAMFIVNDRIDAALAVGADGVHLGQNDMPADWARRISPTGFIIGISVGNVAEAIEAESAGADYVALSPVFSTGSKADAGPGHGLEMLSQIRSNVEIPVIGIGGIGLHNVKDVISAGADGIAVISAVAGADDIRLAAEGMKKMIALEKKKSGLR